The following proteins are co-located in the Nevskiales bacterium genome:
- a CDS encoding type III pantothenate kinase, translated as MKLLFDIGNTRLKWAWWDQTLQSGGARVHAGHSPQAVLEALELERKPAELWVASVAAPALHAAIEGWAQTRWGLVPHWVSSGAAACGVRNAYAQPARLGVDRWLAMIAAYRRARGAVFVVDAGTALTIDVVGAGGQHCGGLIAPGLATQRQSLRQVTQVRAGDPAQAPGWLGIDTDTAVSWGTLHGVLGLIDRVLAGIRREHAAITPFITGGDAAALQPLLAGEWLLAPDLVLEGLACVASESKGSWGPHDSRGRPP; from the coding sequence ATGAAACTGCTGTTCGACATCGGCAACACCCGACTGAAGTGGGCCTGGTGGGATCAGACCTTGCAATCGGGTGGCGCACGGGTGCATGCCGGGCACTCGCCGCAGGCGGTGCTCGAGGCGCTGGAGCTGGAACGCAAGCCGGCCGAGCTGTGGGTGGCGAGCGTAGCCGCGCCCGCGTTACACGCCGCCATAGAAGGCTGGGCGCAAACCCGCTGGGGGCTGGTGCCGCACTGGGTCAGCAGCGGCGCCGCGGCTTGCGGCGTGCGCAATGCCTACGCGCAGCCGGCGCGGCTCGGGGTTGACCGCTGGCTGGCCATGATCGCTGCTTACCGCCGCGCCCGGGGCGCGGTATTCGTGGTCGATGCCGGCACCGCCCTGACCATCGATGTGGTGGGTGCGGGCGGGCAGCATTGCGGTGGCCTGATTGCCCCAGGCTTGGCCACCCAGCGACAAAGCCTGCGCCAAGTGACCCAAGTTCGCGCCGGCGACCCCGCGCAGGCCCCGGGCTGGTTGGGCATCGATACCGACACGGCCGTGTCTTGGGGTACTTTGCACGGAGTTTTGGGCTTGATCGATCGGGTTCTTGCTGGCATCAGACGCGAACATGCCGCGATCACGCCTTTTATAACCGGGGGTGATGCCGCCGCTCTGCAGCCTTTGCTGGCCGGCGAATGGTTGCTGGCGCCCGACCTGGTCCTCGAGGGCTTGGCTTGTGTGGCCAGCGAATCCAAGGGCAGCTGGG
- the birA gene encoding bifunctional biotin--[acetyl-CoA-carboxylase] ligase/biotin operon repressor BirA: MSDEARLTAIRCLSDGRWHSGEALAQLLGVSRTAVWKRLQGLRQWGLELQAVRGRGYRLAQPLELLDADAIRRGLSAQAQQIAIDIFPVLDSTNRWLLAQPDDGAARLCLAEYQSAGRGRRGRGWCSPFGANLYLSLAWRFGGLPPQFGALGLAVGVAVAETLQALGVRDLGVKWPNDLLWRERKLAGILIEHRGEGGGPARVVVGLGLNVAMSSIQARALDQPWATVAQALDAAGCVPPGRNALCAAVADALVRALAAFAQHGFADFARRWAAFDLARDRPVRLEQEGQSITGVARGVDGEGALLLETASGLRRCLSGDLSLRFTGNPG, from the coding sequence ATGAGCGACGAGGCCCGGCTCACGGCCATCCGCTGCCTGAGCGACGGCCGCTGGCATTCCGGCGAAGCGCTCGCGCAGCTGCTGGGCGTCAGCCGCACGGCGGTCTGGAAGCGCCTGCAGGGCCTGCGCCAATGGGGGCTGGAACTGCAGGCGGTGCGCGGGCGCGGTTACCGGCTTGCGCAACCGCTGGAGCTGCTCGATGCCGACGCCATCCGGCGCGGGCTGTCCGCACAGGCGCAGCAGATCGCCATCGATATTTTCCCGGTGCTGGATTCCACCAACCGCTGGCTGCTGGCCCAGCCCGATGACGGCGCGGCGCGGCTCTGCCTGGCGGAGTACCAGTCGGCGGGACGCGGGCGGCGCGGACGCGGCTGGTGCTCGCCCTTCGGCGCCAACCTGTACCTGTCTCTGGCCTGGCGCTTTGGCGGGCTGCCGCCGCAGTTCGGTGCGCTGGGACTGGCGGTGGGCGTGGCCGTGGCCGAGACCTTACAGGCCCTCGGCGTACGCGACCTGGGCGTGAAGTGGCCGAACGACCTGCTATGGCGGGAGCGCAAGCTGGCCGGCATCCTGATCGAGCATCGTGGCGAGGGCGGCGGGCCGGCCCGAGTGGTGGTCGGGCTTGGGCTCAACGTGGCGATGAGCTCGATCCAGGCGCGGGCGCTCGACCAGCCCTGGGCTACGGTGGCGCAGGCCCTGGACGCCGCTGGCTGCGTGCCGCCCGGGCGCAATGCTCTGTGTGCGGCGGTGGCGGATGCGCTGGTGCGCGCATTGGCGGCGTTCGCCCAGCACGGGTTTGCCGACTTCGCCCGCCGTTGGGCAGCGTTCGATCTGGCGCGGGACCGTCCGGTGCGACTGGAGCAGGAAGGGCAGTCCATCACCGGTGTGGCGCGCGGCGTCGATGGCGAGGGTGCCCTGCTGCTGGAGACCGCCAGCGGCCTGCGCCGCTGCCTGTCCGGCGACCTCAGCCTGCGGTTCACGGGCAATCCCGGATGA